The proteins below are encoded in one region of Paenacidovorax monticola:
- a CDS encoding TorD/DmsD family molecular chaperone: MSLSEASLGNAPSTSALDEETARAEIYGLLAQFYYAPPAPDLLALLRVAVTEAPVAGAFLQEPWQQLVGAARAQGDADIAAEYDRLFGGVGKPEVFLYGSHYLSGFLNEKPLVRLRDDLAELGLARSEAMSETEDHVAYGCEVMRYLIAGGDAAVCNLTRQRAFFSAHLQPWWGAMCDALQAHPAARFYAAVAQFTRAFAAVEAQGFDMLD; the protein is encoded by the coding sequence GTGAGCCTCTCCGAAGCCTCCCTGGGCAACGCGCCCTCCACATCGGCCCTGGACGAGGAAACCGCCCGCGCCGAGATCTATGGCCTGCTGGCCCAGTTCTATTACGCGCCGCCCGCGCCCGATCTGCTGGCCCTGCTGCGCGTGGCCGTGACGGAGGCGCCCGTGGCGGGCGCCTTTCTGCAGGAGCCGTGGCAGCAGCTCGTGGGCGCGGCGCGCGCCCAGGGCGATGCGGACATCGCCGCCGAGTACGACCGCCTGTTCGGCGGCGTGGGCAAGCCCGAGGTGTTCCTGTACGGCTCGCACTACCTGAGCGGCTTCCTGAACGAGAAGCCGCTCGTGCGCCTGCGCGACGACCTGGCGGAGCTGGGCCTGGCGCGCAGCGAGGCCATGTCCGAAACCGAGGACCATGTGGCCTACGGCTGCGAAGTCATGCGCTACCTCATCGCGGGAGGCGATGCCGCCGTGTGCAATCTCACGCGGCAGCGTGCCTTCTTCTCGGCCCACCTGCAGCCCTGGTGGGGGGCGATGTGCGATGCGCTGCAGGCGCATCCGGCGGCCCGCTTCTATGCGGCGGTGGCGCAGTTCACGCGCGCCTTCGCGGCCGTGGAGGCGCAGGGCTTCGACATGCTGGACTAG